In Synechococcus sp. UW69, a single genomic region encodes these proteins:
- a CDS encoding FAD-dependent oxidoreductase: protein MPASELHDAETVHSISEGSMPEQSKVTQAESSHVVVIGAGWAGWGAAKALCEAGMRVTLIDGMADPTGRTPTRTASGNPFEAGTRGFWRDYPNINALTHELELEHVFTDFTTSAFWSPDGLEATAPVFGDGWQLPSPLGQAMATVKNFKRLPVADRLSIAGLLVAMLDLNRSEATFRRYDAIDALTLFRQLKISERMINEFLRPILLVGLFKPPEDLSAAVTMELLYYYALAHQDSFDVRWIRSGTIAERLIAPLAERLLDRCQLTVQGGTLATCLNLDHQAAAIQSVEVRSPATGRTSVIDDVDAVVLAVGSKGMNALMEQSPCCAGALPELVAAGTLGAIDVVSVRLWLDRYVAVDDPANVFSRFAPLQGSGATFFMLDQLQKGDETDLWGGRAPQGSVVASDFYNATAIAALSDHEIVDTLMKELLPQAVPGFRLARALEFEVRRYPGSVSLFSPGSFSQRPPLQTSLPSVVCAGDWVRMGDREHGAKGLCQERAYVCGLEAANALIRSGVLKGMDRATSREHEVLPIRPEEPQVLLGRAMNKLVMDPLEAFGIRLPWMP, encoded by the coding sequence TTGCCGGCCTCAGAGCTCCATGATGCGGAGACGGTTCATTCGATCTCTGAAGGTTCGATGCCTGAGCAATCCAAGGTCACGCAGGCTGAGTCCTCCCATGTCGTGGTGATCGGTGCTGGCTGGGCGGGCTGGGGTGCTGCGAAAGCCCTCTGTGAAGCAGGCATGCGGGTCACCCTGATCGATGGGATGGCGGATCCAACAGGTCGTACGCCAACGCGCACCGCATCTGGCAACCCTTTTGAAGCCGGTACCCGTGGTTTCTGGAGGGATTACCCCAACATCAATGCGCTGACCCATGAGCTCGAGCTCGAGCATGTGTTTACCGACTTCACGACCAGTGCCTTCTGGTCTCCCGATGGTTTGGAGGCCACCGCACCGGTGTTTGGTGATGGGTGGCAGCTCCCCAGTCCTTTGGGGCAGGCCATGGCGACGGTTAAGAACTTCAAGCGCCTTCCAGTTGCCGATCGATTGAGTATCGCCGGGCTTCTGGTGGCGATGCTTGATCTCAATCGCAGTGAGGCAACATTCCGGCGTTATGACGCCATCGATGCGCTGACGCTGTTCCGCCAACTGAAGATCAGTGAGCGGATGATCAATGAGTTTTTGCGTCCGATTCTTCTGGTGGGGCTGTTCAAGCCACCCGAAGACTTATCCGCTGCCGTCACCATGGAGCTGCTCTATTACTACGCCTTGGCGCATCAGGACTCCTTCGATGTGCGCTGGATTCGTTCTGGGACCATCGCAGAGCGGTTGATCGCTCCATTGGCGGAACGCTTGCTGGACCGTTGTCAGCTCACAGTTCAGGGAGGCACACTGGCAACTTGTCTCAATCTCGATCACCAGGCAGCAGCGATCCAGTCTGTGGAGGTCCGTTCGCCCGCAACGGGACGAACAAGTGTGATCGACGATGTCGATGCGGTTGTTCTGGCGGTGGGTTCCAAGGGCATGAATGCTCTGATGGAGCAGTCGCCGTGCTGTGCGGGAGCCCTACCGGAGCTGGTGGCTGCCGGCACATTGGGCGCGATTGATGTGGTGTCGGTGCGGTTGTGGCTGGATCGCTATGTCGCAGTCGACGATCCCGCCAATGTCTTCTCGCGCTTTGCGCCATTGCAGGGTTCGGGTGCCACCTTCTTCATGCTCGACCAGCTGCAGAAAGGAGATGAAACGGATCTCTGGGGTGGTCGTGCTCCTCAGGGGTCCGTCGTTGCCAGCGACTTCTACAACGCCACAGCGATTGCGGCTCTGAGTGATCACGAGATCGTCGACACCCTGATGAAAGAGCTTCTGCCGCAGGCGGTGCCGGGTTTTCGGTTGGCGCGGGCTCTGGAGTTTGAGGTGCGGCGTTACCCGGGTTCGGTGTCGTTGTTCTCACCTGGCAGTTTCAGCCAACGTCCGCCGCTGCAAACATCGTTGCCATCCGTGGTCTGCGCTGGCGACTGGGTGCGGATGGGAGACCGGGAGCACGGTGCCAAGGGACTGTGCCAGGAACGTGCCTATGTCTGCGGCCTTGAGGCAGCCAATGCCTTGATACGGAGTGGTGTGCTCAAAGGAATGGATC